The Salvelinus sp. IW2-2015 linkage group LG8, ASM291031v2, whole genome shotgun sequence genome window below encodes:
- the LOC111967593 gene encoding fibroblast growth factor-binding protein 2, translating to MWTRASALLLLACCLWAVEGQNENGNGNTRAGNGGGAAATAENRKSVWEDPIQFNNKAKDLCTMSVTGQGDVTRLRISCQVAERTYWCEYTGKPQMCRAYNNNPRHYFTQIMWDLRKLQNACQAPKAIKPQMCKRAPEDAQMLFSASSTPEAASAATPQKPEKTQESTQAKPETPKTPIVKQAKPAATKPEQPRPEPAKPEARPAPTKPVQSRPVQAKPEQARPAAAKPAGAKPAGAKPAVNKTAVLKKLLTPKPTTPKPTKPTVKSNAKKIAQEYCWQSLQGICSYVIGWFQN from the coding sequence ATGTGGACTCGGGCTAGTGCACTGCTGCTCCTCGCCTGCTGCCTCTGGGCAGTGGAGGGTCAGAACGAGAACGGCAATGGCAACACGAGGGCAGGCAatggtggtggtgctgctgctactgcagAGAACAGGAAGAGTGTCTGGGAGGACCCCATCCAGTTCAACAACAAAGCAAAGGACTTGTGCACCATGAGCGTCACCGGCCAGGGAGATGTCACCAGGCTGAGGATATCCTGCCAGGTTGCAGAGAGAACCTACTGGTGCGAGTACACGGGCAAGCCCCAGATGTGCCGTGCCTACAACAACAACCCTCGCCATTATTTCACCCAGATCATGTGGGACCTGAGGAAACTCCAGAACGCCTGCCAGGCACCCAAGGCTATCAAGCCTCAGATGTGCAAGAGGGCACCGGAAGACGCCCAGATGTTGTTCTCCGCTTCCTCCACGCCAGAGGCAGCATCAGCAGCCACCCCCCAAAAGCCGGAGAAAACCCAAGAGTCAACCCAGGCGAAACCAGAGACCCCCAAGACACCGATCGTCAAGCAGGCTAAGCCAGCCGCAACCAAGCCAGAGCAGCCAAGACCTGAGCCAGCAAAACCAGAAGCAAGACCAGCACCTACAAAGCCAGTGCAATCCAGACCTGTGCAGGCAAAACCAGAGCAGGCAAGACCAGCAGCTGCAAAACCAGCAGGAGCAAAACCCGCAGGAGCAAAACCAGCAGTGAACAAGACAGCAGTACTGAAAAAGCTTCTGACACCCAAACCAACCACTCCAAAACCAACCAAGCCCACTGTCAAGAGCAATGCCAAAAAGATTGCACAAGAGTATTGTTGGCAGTCACTTCAAGGCATCTGTTCCTATGTCATTGGTTGGTTTCAGAACTAA
- the LOC111967594 gene encoding fibroblast growth factor-binding protein 1-like: MTLLTNLTVMLVIACISQQFMVANCQRSKKRGMKKKENEGPKDGEQPKAPVQSPDKKNSSPKGNVFKGKFSAKDKMQCTWVATGDDAFVLSVNCKKGQTSFDCXYVAKPATCPGYESNTKAYWKQIARALKKNKNLCFDSTALIKAGMCRKARKDAHFKLNHTPRDIVTLPRTTIQPRSSLSASSFGAKSCAVNQKRLAEEYCAASWSSLCTFFFSMVQNDDC; encoded by the coding sequence ATGACACTTCTTACCAACTTAACCGTCATGCTGGTTATTGCCTGCATATCTCAGCAGTTTATGGTGGCTAACTGTCAACGATCCAAAAAAAGGGGGATGAAGAAGAAAGAAAACGAAGGACCAAAGGACGGAGAGCAACCAAAAGCCCCCGTCCAATCTCCAGATAAGAAAAACAGCAGCCCCAAAGGAAATGTGTTCAAGGGCAAATTCTCCGCCAAAGACAAGATGCAATGCACTTGGGTTGCGACAGGTGACGATGCCTTTGTGCTTAGCGTGAACTGCAAAAAAGGGCAAACAAGTTTCGACTGCGWATATGTGGCCAAACCAGCCACTTGCCCTGGGTACGAGTCCAACACCAAAGCCTATTGGAAACAGATTGCGCGCGCTCtaaagaaaaataagaatttatGCTTTGACTCAACGGCTTTGATTAAAGCAGGTATGTGCAGAAAAGCTCGCAAGGACGCGCATTTCAAGCTTAACCACACACCCAGAGATATTGTTACACTTCCAAGGACTACAATTCAGCcgcgttcttctctctctgcctcttcattCGGTGCCAAATCTTGCGCGGTTAATCAAAAGAGACTGGCGGAAGAATATTGCGCGGCTTCCTGGTCGAGTTTGTGTACTTTCTTTTTTTCCATGGTCCAGAACGATGATTGTTGA